The DNA sequence GGTACGCGTGGGGGGTCGAGCGGAAGAAGGTGATGCTGCGGCGGGAAGCCATGCTCACCGAGCGATGAACTACAACCGCAGATCTGAGATGTAAGATGTGAGATGTAAGTGGGAACTGCCGTTGCCCCAGTCTTACATCTCACATCTCATGTCTTACATCTGCAGTTAGGCCGCTTGAGCAAAATGTAGACTCACCGCCCTTCGTGCCCCTCTCTTGAGCTGCCGGTGCACCGCTCGTGCATACCGCATGAAGTTCTGCCCGGCCACCGGATACCGGGCGAAGAATTCTGTCGGTAGCAACGAGCCTTTGCGTTGGTTGCAGGCCTGGCAGGCCGAGACGAGGTTGCCGGGGTGATGCGATCCGCCGCGCGAGAGCGGGATTACATGATCCAGCGTGGCGTTTTCCAGTCCCAAGCCGGTTCCGCAGTACACACAGCGACGTCCACAATCCCGGAAGGTCGCACGCTTGACCTGGCGCTTGTGCTGCTGGTGCAGCACGCGGCGAGCGTTGCGGGAAAGCCCGCGCGGGGCGCGGGCGAGAGCGATGTGGTGGACGCCCCGATGTGACATCGAACCTCACCTGAAATGACGACACCCCGCGGCAGGCCATTGGGCCCGGGCGGGGTGTCGTCGGAGAAGTAGGGGAGGCTCCAGCTCACGATCGCACTGAGCGATCGTGGCCACTGCGGCTGGAATGGCTGTCCGAACGTTTCGGTCACAGGCCTCCCGTCGCGGAACGTGCTGGCTCGTGAGTCCAAGCCACGTCCCTTGTGTGGGTAAGACGCGCCTATGATTGCGAGGTCACGTGATTCCGCGCAAGGGATATCCGTGAAGTCGCATATTTGTGATGCGACTTACTGCCGCCCGCCGCTCCAGATCGCCAGGATGCCGCACCACCCGTTGCCGGCGGCGCGCTGCAACTCGATCGGGGCCGACGCCGCCGTCGGGTACAGCTCCATGCCGGCCACCGACTGGGCAGAGAGCAGGTCGTCCACGGTAGTGCGCGACGAGAGGAAGCGCTGCGTACCCTGCTGCCCGCCGCCCAAGCGACGGACTTCGTCCTGGCCTTCGCGCGTATACAGCTCCTCGACCATGCCCGTCATGCGCATGCCGTCGACGATGACTGCGAGCGCACAGCCCGGTGTCCGGCCCGTCAGGATCGGCCGGGTGCCGAAGCGCTCGATCTTCACGTAGCTCTCGCCCGCGAGAATGGCGGACACGATGTTGACCTGGCGCGAGTCGAGTTCCTCGGGGGTGATGAACCGCGCCACGGTGGCGCCGCGACGGACACGCTCCATGCGGTCGTAGAACCCGCGCCGCGCGAGCGGCGTGTCGCGGCGCTCGGTAATCGTGCGGGGGTTCAGCGCGCGCGGCAGCGGATCCATCTCGACGATGAAGCGCCCGTCCTCCACGACCCGCACCCAGTCGCCGAACGGGCGATACCCGATGCGACGGACCACGAGCTCCACGGAGTCCGCGTCCACCGGCGCCGGGAGCTCGACGATGCCGTCCTCGTTGGCCACGCGGTTCACGCCGCTCTTCACCGTCAGCACGGCGTAGGGAATGCCCTGCCCGCCGCGGTCGCGCACGGCGACTTCGCGCACGACGCTGGACGACGCGCTCGCCGCCGGGTCCTGCGCGGCGGCGGTATTCGGAGTCATGGCGCCGGCCACGCAGAGGGAGGCCAGCAACGACAGGCGGAAGGCGGAGGACTGAGTCATGCGCGGGCGTGGAAGAGGTTCGCCCGAATACTACCCCACCACCGGCCTCAGGGTCGAGGTGCGGGGAACGGGGCGAGGCGTCGCGTGAGATCGAGGTTCGTGATGTGCAGGTTGGCGCCGCGTCCGATGCGGAAGCCGTACCCACCCTCGACGGCGAGCGCCGCGCGCGGCCACGCGCCGATGCGCGTCCCATTCACCAAGAACCGCACCGAGTCCGGCTCGGCGCGCACGCTCACGCGATGCCGCGCGAACCCCGTGGAATCGCGCCCGCTGACGCCCGGTACGCTCGTCCACTCGTACAGGGCCCGCGTCGACCCATGCTCGTGCCGCAGCACCGCTGCCTTGCCGTCGGGCCGCATCACGAAGGCCGTCCAGCTCGCGTGCAGACCATCGAGCCCCGCGCCCCCGACGAACACCCCGTACTCGGCCGCGTCGGCGCCGTCGTTGAAGTAGATCATCTCGCCCTCGAGCACGAAGCGACCCTCCGCGCGACCTGTCGTGGGGAACAGCACGCCGCCCGGGCCCATCGTGACATGCCAGCCGGGGGCCATGTGCGTGAACTCGAACTTCGCCGTGCCCACGTTGCCCGTGCCGCCGCGCTGGGGCTCGGCGGGAGCGTCGGTCTTCCAGGACCATCCCGGCGGCGTGACGGCTGTGGCCGTCGGAGCCATCTGCGCGGCGAGGCCGAACGCAGGGAGGAGGACCAGGACCGCGAGCAACGCGCGCATCGAAACGCTCCGAGACAGGGGATGGGAGGAGGAGTATACGGACAAAGTCCGCGGTCGGCATCCACCCCAAAGGTCCGCAGCGGTAGTAAATTGCGGAGTCCCAAAGGCTTCCCTCAAAACCCAGCCTCACCATGGCCACCTCCGCCAAGGCCCGTCGCGCCACGCACGGCCTCACGAAGGACCAACTGCTCGCTGCCTACCGCACGATGCTCCTGTCGCGTCGCCTCGACGACAAGGAGATCCAGCTCAAGCGGCAGAACAAGATCTTCTTCCAGATCTCCGGCGCCGGCCATGAGGCCGTGCTGACGGCTGCGGGCCTGGTCTTCAAGCCCGGCTACGACTGGTTCTACATGTATTACCGCGACCGTGCCCTCTGCCTGCAGCTGGGCATGACGGGCGCCGAGATGCTGTACTCGGCGGTCGGCGCAGCCATCGATCCCAACTCGGGCGGCCGTCAAATGCCGTCCCATTGGGGCCATAAGCGGCTCAACATCGTCTCCACCTCCTCGCCGACGGGGACACAGTTCCTGCAGGCCGTGGGCTCGGCCGAGGCGTCGGTGCGCGCCAAGGCGCTGGGCATCAGCGAAGGCTTCGAGAAGGACGAGGTCGTCTTCGTCTCCACGGGTGACGGCACCACGTCGCAGGGCGAGTTCTGGGAATCGCTGAACACGGCCTGCAACCTGAAGCTGCCCGTGGTCTACCTCGTCGAGGACAACGGCTACGCGATCTCCGTACCGGTCGAGGTCAACACGGCGGGCGGCTCGATCAGCAAGCTCGTCGCGAGCTTCCCGGACCTCTACATCCAGGAAGTGGACGGCTGCGACCTGCTCGCGTCGTACGAGGTGATGCAGAAGGCCGTCGACTACGCGCGTCAGCGGAAGGGCCCGGCCCTCGTGCACGCGAAGGTGATTCGTCCGTACTCGCACTCGCTGTCGGACGACGAGGTGATGTACCGCCCGGACGCCGAGCGCGAGGCCGATGCGGCGCGCGATCCGATCACGAACTATCCGAAGTGGCTGGTGGACGAAGGCTACTGCACGGACGCGGACATCAAGGCGATCCAGGAGTCCGTGGACGCCGAGGTGCTCGCCGCCACCGACGACGCGCTCGCGCAGCCGCAGCCGGATCCGAGCACCGTGCACTTCGCCGTGTTCTCGCCGGACGTGGACCCGACCAGCGAGCAGTTCGACACCGAGGACGACCCGCAGTTCTCCGGCGATCCCACGACGATGGTGGACCTGCTCAACGCCTGCATGAAGGACGAGATGCGGCGTGACCCGAAGATCCTGATGTTCGGCGAGGACGTGGCCGACGTCTCGCGCGAGGAGTACCTCGGCAAGGTCAAGGGCAAGGGCGGCGTCTTCAAGGTCACGTGGGGATTGCAGAAGGAGTTCGGCGGCACGCGCGTGTACAACTCGCCGCTGGCCGAAGCGAACATCGTCGGCCGCGCGATCGGCCTGGCGCTGCGCGGCTTCAAGCCGGTGATCGAGGTCCAGTTCTTCGATTACATCTGGACCGCCTACATGCAGCTGCGCGACGAGCTCGCGACCATGCGCTGGCGTTCAAACAACATGTTCGCGGCGCCGATGGTCGTGCGCACGACCTACGGCGGCTACATCCGCGGCGCGATTTACCACTCGCAGACGGGCGCCTCGCTGTTCACGCACTGCCCGGGCCTGCGTGTGGTCTGCCCGAGCAACGCGCTCGACGCCAACGGCCTGCTGCGCACGGCGATCCGTTCGGACGATCCGGTGATCTTCCTCGAGCACAAGCATCTCTACCGCCAGACGTACAACAAGGCCGCGTATCCCGGCCCGAACTTCATGATCCCCTTCGGCAAGGCGAAGATCGTGAAGGAAGGCTCGGATGTGACGGTGGTGACCTACGGCGCGACGGTGCAGCGCGCGCTGGTGGCGGCCAAGCAGATCGAAGAGGAGAAGGGCATCAGCGTCGAGGTGATCGACCTGCGCACGCTCTCGCCCTGGGACAAGGAAGCGGTGTACGCGTCGGTCAAGAAGACCTCGCGCGTGATCGTCGCCTACGAGGATTCCATCTCATGGGGCGTGGGTGCGGAGATCGCGGCGCGCATCGCGGATGATTGCTTCGCCTGGCTGGATGCGCCGGTGAAGCGCGTGGCGTCCACGGACACGTTTGTCGGCTACGCGCCGAGCCTCGAGGATGCGATCCTGCCGCAGATTGCGGACTTCACGCGGGCGTATGAGGAGATCGTGGGATTCTAGAAGGGCAGCTGTAAGCTCTAAGCTGCAAGCTGAAAGGGGCGCTCCGGAGGGTTCGGGGCGCCCCTTGTCTTCCCCCTGGTCGAAGGGGCTCCCCGACAGGCCGCCAACGGGCGCGGAAGCCGGCCCGTAATCTTCGCAGATTCAGCTTTCGCTCTTCTGCATTCGCTCTTCCCCTTCGATCTTCGCTCTTTGCCGCGCGCACTTCATCTCGCGACCGCGCTGACACTCGTTGCCGGCACATTGGGCGCACAAGTCGCGCCTGATTCCGCCGCGCGGCGCGACTCGATCGCGGCACTGCAAGCGCTACAGGTCCGCGCGGCCTACACGCCGCGGGTGGTGGGAAGCGCGGCATCGGCGACAATCATGCCCGACTCGCTGCCGCTGGCCGCGGCCGCGCCGTCGATGGGCGAGATGCTGCGTCGGCTGCCGTTCCTGTACGTGCGGCAGAACTCGCGCGGCGAGAATGAACTCTCGATCCGCGGCTCGGAGTCGCGCCAGGCGGCTGTCCTCTTCGAGGGCGTACCGCTCACGCTGACCTGGGATGCACGCGCCGACGTATCGGCGATTCCGTTGGCCGGCGTGCAGCAGCTGCACTATGTGCGCGGGTTGTCATCGCTGCTGTCGGGGCCCAATGCGATCGGCGGCGTGGTGTCGGCGACGCTCTGGACGGACCACGACGGCGAACGTGCGCCCGCGCGCCTCGCGCGGGCGGAGCTGCAGGCCGACCAGTTCGGCGGCACGCGCTCGACCGCGACGTTCGGTAGAGCGTTGCGACACTCTGCGACCAGTTCACTGCAGTACCGCTTTGGCGCCGGTCTGCGCGACCTGCCCGGCCTCGCGCGCCCGCACGGCGTCACGGAGCCCGGGCGTGATGAGCCGTTGCGTCTCAACACAGACACCCGCGCCATCGACGCCTTTGCGGGCCTGCGCTACGAGCACGAGCAGGGGCGCTATCTCTCCGGCTTTGCCACCATCACCGATGGCGAGCGCGGAGTGGCGCCCGAGCTGCACATCGACACGCCGCGGCTCTGGCGGAACCCCGACGTGCGCCGCGTGATCGGCGGCCTCTCGGCGGGCACCGGCGCCCTGCGCAATGGACTCGGCATCGGCGACGCCGAAGTCTCCCTGGGGCTCAACGACGGCCGCACGCTGATTCACAGCTACGCGGACCGCAGCTACGCATCCGTGACCGGCACCGAACTCGGCGAAGATCGCACGGCCACCCTGCGCGTCACCTTCGACCAGCAAGTCGGGCAACGGCTCGTGGTGCGCGGGGCGTTCACGGAGTCGTGGGTGCGCTATCTCGAGACCATCAACGCGGCACCTGCGCTCGAGTATCGCCAGCGCCTCTCGAGTGCCGCCACGGAGCTCGATTTCCGCCCGTCAGCAGCGCTGACGCTATCGGCAGGCGTCTCGCAAGATGCCGCGACGACGGACGAGGCCGGCGGACGCCCGCCGCTCGGCCGCAAAGATGGCGTGGGTTGGCGCGCCGGCGGTACCTGGGTGCTCGCCGAGCAGGGGCTGCGGGTGCATGCATCGGCGAGCCAACGCAAGCGATTCCCGGCCCTGCGCGAACTGTACTCGGGGGCCCTAGATCGATTCGAGCCGAATCCCGCGCTCCGTCCGGAGACGGCGCACAGCGCGGAGGTCGGCGCCGGCTTCATTCGCGCGCGCTTCGACGTGCAGACCGTGGTGTTCCGCCAACAGATTGACAACGCCGTCGTGCGCATCACGCTGCCGAGTGCACGCTTCCAGCGCGTCAACCGCGATCGCTTCACCAGCAGCGGCGTTGAGTTGACGGCCGGCACGATGCTCGGCCGTGCGGCACTGCGTGGCGATGTCACGCTGCAGCAGGCGCGCATCGCGGACGCGACGGTGTTCGATCCGGATCTGCGCCGCCCAGAGGATGTGCCGGAAGTGTTCGGTTCCCTGCAGGCCGTGATGCCCGTCGGCCGCGGCGTCGAAGCGCAGGCGCGCATGCGGGCACTCGGGGCGACGCGCTGCACCAACCCCGACTCGAACCGGCCCGAGCGGCAGGGCGGTGCGCGGGCGGTGGATCTCGGCATCGAACGGCGCTGGGGCAGTGCGGCGCGGATATTCGGGCGCATCACCGCGGCGCTGCAGCTCGAGAACGCCTTCGACGCGGCGATCTACGACAAGTGCGGCCTCCCGCAGGCCGGGCGCACGCTGCGCCTGAGTGTACGCCTCGGATGAGCGCGCGGGGTGGCCCGTCGCGCGTGGACGCGACGGTCTAGCGCCGCTCGACCGCGTCCCGGACGTCGAGCAGGATCTCGAAGTACAACTGCTCGCGGCGGTAGGCGAAGTCCAGCGACGCCATCTGCGCCTCGTCGCCCGTCTCCTTCGCGCGGCGGAAGGCCTCGGTGTACATCTCCTCGAGGTTGGCGAGGATGCGGTCGCGGGAGCGGGACATCGGGATCTCCTTCAGGGCGCTGAACGTGAGGCGAGGCGGCACGAAGGGGGCCGGTTCCGGCACCGCCTTCTTGGGCGTCTCGAGCAAGTACTTGGAGGCGGCGTCGAGGAACTTCCGCCGCGCGTCGGGGTTGTTGGCCATCGCGATGGAACCTAGCCGCGGGCGAACTGGCACGGCAGTTGCGTGATTAATCTACATGTGTCCCGGGAGTCCCTGCCGCCGTGGCAGGGTGCCTGTAACCCCTTGTAGGAGTATGAGATGAACAACGTGAAGGTCTTCGCATTGATGGCAGCCATGACCGCCCTTCTCGGTGCGGTGGGTGGAGTCGTCGGAGGCCAGAGCGGGTTGGTGATGGCGCTGCTGTTCGCCGGCGTCATGAACGTCTTCATGTACTGGAACAGCTCGAAGATGGTGCTCAAGATGTACCGGGCGCAGGTCGTGGACCGCGCCCAGGCGCCCGAGCTGTATGAGATGACGGATCGGCTGCGCCAGCGCGCTGGCCTGCCGATGCCGACGCTGGCGATTGCGCCGCACGACCAGCCCAACGCGTTCGCGACGGGTCGCAACGAGGAGAACGCCGTCGTCTGCGTCACGGAAGGGCTGCTCAAGCTCGTGAACCGCGACGAACTGGAGGGCGTGATCGCGCACGAGCTGGCGCACATCAAGAACCGCGACATGCTGCTGCAGACGATCACGGCCACCATGGCGGGCGCAATCTCCTCGCTGGGCCAGATGGCGCTGTGGTTCGGCGGCCGCGACGAGGAGGGCAACTCCAACATCGTCGGTGCGATGGTGATGTTCTTCGTGGCGCCGCTGGCGGCCGCGTTGATCCAGTCGGCGATCTCGCGTCAGCGTGAGTTCAAGGCCGATGCGGTCGGCGCCGAAATCAGCGGCAAGCCGCTGGCGCTCGCCAGTTCGCTGCAGAAGCTGGAGGCCTACGCGAAGCGGATCCCGATGGACGTCGCACCGGCCGCAGCGGCCTTGGCGATCTCCAATCCGCTCTCGGCGCTTGGCGGCGGCATGATGTCGCTGTTCTCGACGCATCCGGCCACGGAGCTGCGCGTCGCGAAACTGCAGGCGATGGCGTAAGCCGTGCGCTCGTCGATCTAGCGGTCCGTCGAGACGCCGAGCGCGGCAGTCAGCGGAGGCCGCGCGCCGCCAACAGGCGCGCGACCGCCGAGTCATCCTCCGCAAACGGCATCAGCGACGCCACGACGGCTTCCTCACTTTCTCCTTCGACCGCCATCAATGCCGGCGGGACGCCGCCCTCGGCTTCGCGCGGCGTCCCGGCGCGCCGGTCCACTTCGATCACGGCCGCCACGGCGCCCGGCGTGGCCGCGGGCACGCGCCGGATGCGCACGACGGGACCCTGCTGCATGCGACGTTCGAACAGGACGCTGGTGAGGTCTTGGGTCATCGTCCGATAATGTCGCGCCGGTCACGGCGTTCGTCCACCAAAGGCCTAGGCCCACTACCGCAGCGCTCAGGGCGCAGGAGGCTCCGCGAGCCGATGGAACACGGCCTCGCGGACCTCTTGTCCGCCCTTCAGATGCTCGACGACGATGCGTTCGAGCAGCTCCGGCGTGACGCCGGCATACCACGTGCCCTCAGGGTACACGACGACAATCGGACCTCCGGTACACACACCGAGACAGGGCGCCTCGCTGCGCTTCACCCGCGTGGGGCCGAAGAGCAGGCCTTCGCGTTCCAGCAAGCGCGCGAGTTGGGAATAGATGGCGCGCCCTCCGCGATCGCGCGCGCAATAGCCGCCGACGCACACGAGCACGTGGCGCGTGTACGGCTCCATCAATCCCTGCAGGGGATGCCGCTCAGACATCAGGTGCCTGGCAGCTTGTTGTCGCCCGGCGGCGCGACGTACCGGAATTGCTCGACGACGGCGCCGCCGATGAGATGTTCGCTGAAGATCCGCTGCGCCTTCTCGACCGTGACGCCGTGGTACCAGGTGTTCTCGGGGTACACCACGACCATCGGTCCGTGTCCGCATTGCGCGAAGCAGCCGGCATGGTTCACGCGGACCTGCTGCGCGATGCCCGCATCGCGGCAAGCATGCTTGAGCGCCTCGAAGGTGAGCTGCGAATCGGCGGCCTTGCAGGTCTTGCCAGAGGTGCAGACGAAGGCGTGTTTCTGGTATTGGGACATGTTGTGTACCTTAACGCATGGCCACCCCCGAAGAGTTCTTTGCCATCGACATGCGGGTCGGGACGGTGCTCGCCGCCGAGCCGTTTCCGGAGGCTCGGAAGCCGTCCATCAAGCTGGAAATCGACTTCGGCCCGGAGCTGGGGGTGAAGCGGTCTTCGGCCCAGCTCACGAAGCGCTACACGCCGGAAGCCTTGGTCGGACGGCAGGTCGTCGCGGCCGTGAACCTCGGCGAGCGCCGCATCGCCGGCTTCAAGAGCGAGGTGCTGGTCCTCGGCGCGATGCCGGACCCCACGGACGTCGTGCTGCTGCAGGTCAACGTTCCCGTCGAGAACGGGACCAGAATCGGATGACATCCATGCTGAGATTCGTGCGTCGTGCCTTCGCGGTTGCCGCTGCGTCGGCGCTTTTCGCCAATGCGGGCGCCGCCCAGCTGCCGCAGGAGGTACTGGCCATCACACGTGCCAACGTGGTGGACGGCGTCAGTGACACGCGCCTGCGCAATGCGACCATCGTGATCCGCGCCGGGAAGATCGAAAGCATTCGCGAGAACGGTGCGGTGCCGGCAGGGGCACGCGTGCTCGACGCCGCCGGCCGCTGGGTGGCTCCCGGACTGATCGACGCGCACACGCACATCCGCACGGTCGCTGACGCGCGCCGCGCCCTGCTCAGCGGCGTCACGACGGTACGCTCGGCGTCCGTGCCGAACTACCAAGACGTCGCCCTGCGGGACATCGGGAAGTCGGGCTGGATGATCCTGCCGGACGTGCTCGCCACCGGCGTCTTCGTCTCACCCGACCTCGGCGAAACGATCACGGCCGACGCACGACTCGCGCCGCTGGCCGGTGGCGTGCGCACGCCGGAGCAGCTGCGGCTCCTCGTGCAGGTGAACGCCGCGCGCGGCGTGAACTGGATCAAGACGCGCGGCACCGAGCGTGCCGGCCTGCCCGACACGGACCCGCGGCAGCAGACCTACACCGAAGCGCAGTTGCGCGTGGTCGTGGAAGAGGCCGCGAAGGCCAACATCCCCGTCATGGCGCATGCGCACGGTGACGAAGGGGCATACGCGGCGGTGCGCGCCGGCGTGAAGAGCATCGAGCACGGCACGTACCTCTCCGATTCCACGCTGCGCCTCATGAAGGAGCGCAACGTCTGGCTGGTGCCCACGTTGTCGACGATCGTCGACCTCACGACGCCGGGCGGCGACTACAGCGACCCGGTGCTCGAACTGCGCGGCCAGCACATGCAGCCGCGCATCGAGGACGTGATTCGTCGGGCACACGCGATGGGCGTACGCATCGCCGCGGGCGCGGACACGGACTACCATCGCGAAAGCACGACGCGCATCAGCCA is a window from the Pseudogemmatithrix spongiicola genome containing:
- a CDS encoding HNH endonuclease, with translation MSHRGVHHIALARAPRGLSRNARRVLHQQHKRQVKRATFRDCGRRCVYCGTGLGLENATLDHVIPLSRGGSHHPGNLVSACQACNQRKGSLLPTEFFARYPVAGQNFMRYARAVHRQLKRGARRAVSLHFAQAA
- a CDS encoding alpha-ketoacid dehydrogenase subunit alpha/beta, with amino-acid sequence MATSAKARRATHGLTKDQLLAAYRTMLLSRRLDDKEIQLKRQNKIFFQISGAGHEAVLTAAGLVFKPGYDWFYMYYRDRALCLQLGMTGAEMLYSAVGAAIDPNSGGRQMPSHWGHKRLNIVSTSSPTGTQFLQAVGSAEASVRAKALGISEGFEKDEVVFVSTGDGTTSQGEFWESLNTACNLKLPVVYLVEDNGYAISVPVEVNTAGGSISKLVASFPDLYIQEVDGCDLLASYEVMQKAVDYARQRKGPALVHAKVIRPYSHSLSDDEVMYRPDAEREADAARDPITNYPKWLVDEGYCTDADIKAIQESVDAEVLAATDDALAQPQPDPSTVHFAVFSPDVDPTSEQFDTEDDPQFSGDPTTMVDLLNACMKDEMRRDPKILMFGEDVADVSREEYLGKVKGKGGVFKVTWGLQKEFGGTRVYNSPLAEANIVGRAIGLALRGFKPVIEVQFFDYIWTAYMQLRDELATMRWRSNNMFAAPMVVRTTYGGYIRGAIYHSQTGASLFTHCPGLRVVCPSNALDANGLLRTAIRSDDPVIFLEHKHLYRQTYNKAAYPGPNFMIPFGKAKIVKEGSDVTVVTYGATVQRALVAAKQIEEEKGISVEVIDLRTLSPWDKEAVYASVKKTSRVIVAYEDSISWGVGAEIAARIADDCFAWLDAPVKRVASTDTFVGYAPSLEDAILPQIADFTRAYEEIVGF
- a CDS encoding TonB-dependent receptor plug domain-containing protein encodes the protein MPRALHLATALTLVAGTLGAQVAPDSAARRDSIAALQALQVRAAYTPRVVGSAASATIMPDSLPLAAAAPSMGEMLRRLPFLYVRQNSRGENELSIRGSESRQAAVLFEGVPLTLTWDARADVSAIPLAGVQQLHYVRGLSSLLSGPNAIGGVVSATLWTDHDGERAPARLARAELQADQFGGTRSTATFGRALRHSATSSLQYRFGAGLRDLPGLARPHGVTEPGRDEPLRLNTDTRAIDAFAGLRYEHEQGRYLSGFATITDGERGVAPELHIDTPRLWRNPDVRRVIGGLSAGTGALRNGLGIGDAEVSLGLNDGRTLIHSYADRSYASVTGTELGEDRTATLRVTFDQQVGQRLVVRGAFTESWVRYLETINAAPALEYRQRLSSAATELDFRPSAALTLSAGVSQDAATTDEAGGRPPLGRKDGVGWRAGGTWVLAEQGLRVHASASQRKRFPALRELYSGALDRFEPNPALRPETAHSAEVGAGFIRARFDVQTVVFRQQIDNAVVRITLPSARFQRVNRDRFTSSGVELTAGTMLGRAALRGDVTLQQARIADATVFDPDLRRPEDVPEVFGSLQAVMPVGRGVEAQARMRALGATRCTNPDSNRPERQGGARAVDLGIERRWGSAARIFGRITAALQLENAFDAAIYDKCGLPQAGRTLRLSVRLG
- a CDS encoding zinc metalloprotease HtpX, whose product is MNNVKVFALMAAMTALLGAVGGVVGGQSGLVMALLFAGVMNVFMYWNSSKMVLKMYRAQVVDRAQAPELYEMTDRLRQRAGLPMPTLAIAPHDQPNAFATGRNEENAVVCVTEGLLKLVNRDELEGVIAHELAHIKNRDMLLQTITATMAGAISSLGQMALWFGGRDEEGNSNIVGAMVMFFVAPLAAALIQSAISRQREFKADAVGAEISGKPLALASSLQKLEAYAKRIPMDVAPAAAALAISNPLSALGGGMMSLFSTHPATELRVAKLQAMA
- a CDS encoding (2Fe-2S) ferredoxin domain-containing protein, yielding MSERHPLQGLMEPYTRHVLVCVGGYCARDRGGRAIYSQLARLLEREGLLFGPTRVKRSEAPCLGVCTGGPIVVVYPEGTWYAGVTPELLERIVVEHLKGGQEVREAVFHRLAEPPAP
- a CDS encoding (2Fe-2S) ferredoxin domain-containing protein, which gives rise to MSQYQKHAFVCTSGKTCKAADSQLTFEALKHACRDAGIAQQVRVNHAGCFAQCGHGPMVVVYPENTWYHGVTVEKAQRIFSEHLIGGAVVEQFRYVAPPGDNKLPGT
- a CDS encoding tRNA-binding protein, whose product is MATPEEFFAIDMRVGTVLAAEPFPEARKPSIKLEIDFGPELGVKRSSAQLTKRYTPEALVGRQVVAAVNLGERRIAGFKSEVLVLGAMPDPTDVVLLQVNVPVENGTRIG
- a CDS encoding amidohydrolase family protein; translation: MLRFVRRAFAVAAASALFANAGAAQLPQEVLAITRANVVDGVSDTRLRNATIVIRAGKIESIRENGAVPAGARVLDAAGRWVAPGLIDAHTHIRTVADARRALLSGVTTVRSASVPNYQDVALRDIGKSGWMILPDVLATGVFVSPDLGETITADARLAPLAGGVRTPEQLRLLVQVNAARGVNWIKTRGTERAGLPDTDPRQQTYTEAQLRVVVEEAAKANIPVMAHAHGDEGAYAAVRAGVKSIEHGTYLSDSTLRLMKERNVWLVPTLSTIVDLTTPGGDYSDPVLELRGQHMQPRIEDVIRRAHAMGVRIAAGADTDYHRESTTRISHEVMRFVGLGLTPVQALATATSGAAELLGVGNATGQLRVGYEADLIVLEHDPLANPGTLRDPLLVITNGRVALDRLRMGLGN